In Musa acuminata AAA Group cultivar baxijiao chromosome BXJ3-11, Cavendish_Baxijiao_AAA, whole genome shotgun sequence, one DNA window encodes the following:
- the LOC135652132 gene encoding uncharacterized protein LOC135652132 isoform X2: MRHPLWSSPSRRKRHRRLLLAAVVSTALFLLFISTRPVEPSDGIVLGSRVGDRPNREEDIGTQQEEEAEEEEVVEGGTDRASCAIVEKMGEAFADSSEMESLRVREVIKRHFDLHGAARVRELPAHQFCRQGFVIGKASEAGFGNEIYKILTAAALSVMLNRSLIIGQTRQLYPFGDYISFTNISFTLKEVKHLWRKHDCAVKYGRRLIMRIDNFEHPAETNVLCSDWKSWKHPIIWFQGTTDAVAIQFFLKNVHPQMKNAALVLFGREDSLESRPNVFGELMHVILSPTQTIEEAVDWVLQGADPDVVLHMRMMTNRSIRAIQAAVQCIKRALSSFQQQIAKPRVVLVSDTPSFITEITPYLAEFAEVLHFNYKFFQGNSSVGNMGTLKQSDFRVKDWGPAPRWVAFVDFFLASRAKHAVVSGAHRRVGTTYAQLIAALAAANRHGKDPSGTNFKFFSSFQSNLLVDGLRNQIGWGHIWNRFAGPLSCRHQPHQCALTPLLPPAWWDGEWQSPIPRDIQRLKSYGVTLTENGDVVESHLQAFCRSREDRVKTLKIISQ, translated from the exons ATGCGGCATCCTCTCTGGTCGTCACCCTCCCGCCGGAAGCgccaccgccgcctcctcctcgcgGCCGTCGTCTCCACCGctcttttcctcctcttcatcTCCACCAGGCCCGTCGAGCCCTCCGACGGCATCGTCCTCGGCTCCCGTGTCGGCGATCGGCCGAATCGGGAGGAGGATATCGGGACTCAACAGGAGGaggaagcggaggaggaggaggttgtgGAGGGAGGAACCGATAGAGCCTCCTGCGCTATTGTGGAGAAGATGGGCGAGGCCTTCGCTGACAGCTCCGAGATGGAGAGCTTAAGGGTGAGGGAAGTCATCAAACGCCACTTCGATCTCCATG GGGCTGCTAGAGTACGAGAGCTACCTGCACACCAGTTTTGTCGACAAGGTTTTGTGATAGGCAAGGCATCAGAGGCGGGTTTTGGAAATGAAATATACAAGATTTTAACTGCAGCAGCTTTAAGTGTTATGCTAAATCGATCCTTGATCATTGGGCAAACCAG GCAGCTGTATCCTTTTGGGGATTACATTTCTTTTACCAACATTTCATTTACTCTGAAAGAAGTCAAGCATTTATGGAGAAAGCATGATTGTGCTGTTAAATATGGGAGGAGATTAATAATGAGAATTGATAACTTCGAACATCCAGCAGAGACAAATGTTCTTTGTAGTGATTGGAAGAGCTGGAAGCATCCTATCATCTG GTTCCAAGGCACGACAGATGCAGTGGCCATTCAGTTCTTTTTGAAGAATGTACATCCTCAAATGAAAAATGCTGCTTTAGTTCTATTTGGGCGGGAAGACTCGCTAGAATCTAGGCCTAATGTGTTTGGTGAGCTGATGCATGTAATTCTATCTCCTACACAAACGATTGAAGAAGCTGTTGATTGGGTTTTGCAAGGTGCGGATCCTGATGTTGTGCTTCACATGCGGATGATGACTAACAG GTCTATACGAGCAATACAGGCTGCAGTACAATGCATCAAGAGGGCACTAAGCAGCTTTCAGCAGCAGATTGCAAAACCTAGGGTGGTTTTGGTCTCTGATACACCATCGTTCATCACGGAGATTACTCCCTACCTGGCTGAATTTGCAGAA GTACTTCATTTTAATTACAAGTTCTTCCAGGGGAATAGTTCTGTTGGGAACATGGGCACACTAAAGCAG TCTGATTTTAGAGTCAAGGACTGGGGCCCTGCACCCAGATGGGTGGCATTTGTGGATTTCTTCCTAGCATCGCGAGCCAAACATGCTGTGGTTTCCGGAGCACACCGTCGTGTtggtacaacttatgcacagctgaTTGCAGCACTGGCAGCAGCAAATCGACATG GTAAAGATCCCTCGGGCACCAACTTTAAGTTCTTCAGCAGCTTCCAGAGTAACCTGTTGGTTGATGGTCTCAGAAACCAGATTGGATGGGGCCACATCTGGAACAGATTTGCTGGTCCTCTGAGCTGTCGCCACCAGCCCCACCAGTGTGCCCTAACGCCACTCCTCCCACCGGCCTGGTGGGATGGTGAGTGGCAAAGCCCCATTCCTCGAGATATCCAGAGACTAAAATCCTATGGTGTTACTCTAACAGAGAATGGCGATGTCGTCGAAAGCCACCTGCAGGCCTTCTGTAGATCCAGGGAAgatcgtgtcaaaaccctaaaaaTCATTAGCCAGTGA
- the LOC135652132 gene encoding uncharacterized protein LOC135652132 isoform X1, giving the protein MRHPLWSSPSRRKRHRRLLLAAVVSTALFLLFISTRPVEPSDGIVLGSRVGDRPNREEDIGTQQEEEAEEEEVVEGGTDRASCAIVEKMGEAFADSSEMESLRVREVIKRHFDLHGAARVRELPAHQFCRQGFVIGKASEAGFGNEIYKILTAAALSVMLNRSLIIGQTRQLYPFGDYISFTNISFTLKEVKHLWRKHDCAVKYGRRLIMRIDNFEHPAETNVLCSDWKSWKHPIICYRFQGTTDAVAIQFFLKNVHPQMKNAALVLFGREDSLESRPNVFGELMHVILSPTQTIEEAVDWVLQGADPDVVLHMRMMTNRSIRAIQAAVQCIKRALSSFQQQIAKPRVVLVSDTPSFITEITPYLAEFAEVLHFNYKFFQGNSSVGNMGTLKQSDFRVKDWGPAPRWVAFVDFFLASRAKHAVVSGAHRRVGTTYAQLIAALAAANRHGKDPSGTNFKFFSSFQSNLLVDGLRNQIGWGHIWNRFAGPLSCRHQPHQCALTPLLPPAWWDGEWQSPIPRDIQRLKSYGVTLTENGDVVESHLQAFCRSREDRVKTLKIISQ; this is encoded by the exons ATGCGGCATCCTCTCTGGTCGTCACCCTCCCGCCGGAAGCgccaccgccgcctcctcctcgcgGCCGTCGTCTCCACCGctcttttcctcctcttcatcTCCACCAGGCCCGTCGAGCCCTCCGACGGCATCGTCCTCGGCTCCCGTGTCGGCGATCGGCCGAATCGGGAGGAGGATATCGGGACTCAACAGGAGGaggaagcggaggaggaggaggttgtgGAGGGAGGAACCGATAGAGCCTCCTGCGCTATTGTGGAGAAGATGGGCGAGGCCTTCGCTGACAGCTCCGAGATGGAGAGCTTAAGGGTGAGGGAAGTCATCAAACGCCACTTCGATCTCCATG GGGCTGCTAGAGTACGAGAGCTACCTGCACACCAGTTTTGTCGACAAGGTTTTGTGATAGGCAAGGCATCAGAGGCGGGTTTTGGAAATGAAATATACAAGATTTTAACTGCAGCAGCTTTAAGTGTTATGCTAAATCGATCCTTGATCATTGGGCAAACCAG GCAGCTGTATCCTTTTGGGGATTACATTTCTTTTACCAACATTTCATTTACTCTGAAAGAAGTCAAGCATTTATGGAGAAAGCATGATTGTGCTGTTAAATATGGGAGGAGATTAATAATGAGAATTGATAACTTCGAACATCCAGCAGAGACAAATGTTCTTTGTAGTGATTGGAAGAGCTGGAAGCATCCTATCATCTG CTACAGGTTCCAAGGCACGACAGATGCAGTGGCCATTCAGTTCTTTTTGAAGAATGTACATCCTCAAATGAAAAATGCTGCTTTAGTTCTATTTGGGCGGGAAGACTCGCTAGAATCTAGGCCTAATGTGTTTGGTGAGCTGATGCATGTAATTCTATCTCCTACACAAACGATTGAAGAAGCTGTTGATTGGGTTTTGCAAGGTGCGGATCCTGATGTTGTGCTTCACATGCGGATGATGACTAACAG GTCTATACGAGCAATACAGGCTGCAGTACAATGCATCAAGAGGGCACTAAGCAGCTTTCAGCAGCAGATTGCAAAACCTAGGGTGGTTTTGGTCTCTGATACACCATCGTTCATCACGGAGATTACTCCCTACCTGGCTGAATTTGCAGAA GTACTTCATTTTAATTACAAGTTCTTCCAGGGGAATAGTTCTGTTGGGAACATGGGCACACTAAAGCAG TCTGATTTTAGAGTCAAGGACTGGGGCCCTGCACCCAGATGGGTGGCATTTGTGGATTTCTTCCTAGCATCGCGAGCCAAACATGCTGTGGTTTCCGGAGCACACCGTCGTGTtggtacaacttatgcacagctgaTTGCAGCACTGGCAGCAGCAAATCGACATG GTAAAGATCCCTCGGGCACCAACTTTAAGTTCTTCAGCAGCTTCCAGAGTAACCTGTTGGTTGATGGTCTCAGAAACCAGATTGGATGGGGCCACATCTGGAACAGATTTGCTGGTCCTCTGAGCTGTCGCCACCAGCCCCACCAGTGTGCCCTAACGCCACTCCTCCCACCGGCCTGGTGGGATGGTGAGTGGCAAAGCCCCATTCCTCGAGATATCCAGAGACTAAAATCCTATGGTGTTACTCTAACAGAGAATGGCGATGTCGTCGAAAGCCACCTGCAGGCCTTCTGTAGATCCAGGGAAgatcgtgtcaaaaccctaaaaaTCATTAGCCAGTGA